One part of the Spirochaetota bacterium genome encodes these proteins:
- a CDS encoding ABC transporter ATP-binding protein — protein sequence MEIIQVVNCMKDYHSDGQIVNALRGVYLSLHKGEFAAIAGPSGSGKTTLLNCIGGLDYPTQGNVYIEGTDISKLSPKELSHLRLFKIGFIFQAYNLIPVLTALENVEYILLLQGMGDSYRKRKAAEVLELVGLKDQMHRLPHELSGGQQQRVAIARAIVSSPAIVLADEPTANVDQKTGSALLDLMEHLNKEKQITFLFSTHDPMVMKRAHRLISIVDGTIVKDVKVKRKK from the coding sequence ATGGAAATCATACAGGTAGTGAATTGCATGAAAGATTATCATTCCGATGGTCAAATCGTGAACGCATTGCGTGGAGTATATCTTTCGTTGCATAAAGGTGAGTTTGCAGCAATAGCTGGACCTTCAGGTTCGGGGAAAACCACACTGCTTAATTGCATTGGCGGGCTGGATTATCCCACACAAGGAAATGTATATATAGAAGGTACTGATATCTCAAAGCTTAGTCCAAAGGAACTATCGCACCTGCGCCTTTTTAAAATTGGATTTATATTTCAAGCATACAACCTTATCCCGGTATTGACTGCATTGGAAAATGTGGAGTACATCCTTCTTTTACAGGGTATGGGCGATAGTTACCGTAAAAGAAAAGCAGCTGAAGTACTGGAGCTTGTAGGCTTAAAAGACCAAATGCACCGACTTCCGCACGAGCTTTCTGGTGGGCAGCAGCAGCGTGTGGCAATAGCACGTGCAATTGTTTCAAGCCCGGCGATAGTTTTAGCTGATGAGCCTACTGCCAATGTAGATCAGAAAACCGGAAGTGCACTTCTTGATTTAATGGAACACCTGAATAAAGAAAAGCAGATAACATTTCTTTTTTCCACCCATGACCCTATGGTAATGAAGCGTGCACACCGTCTTATATCTATAGTTGATGGTACAATTGTAAAAGATGTTAAAGTTAAAAGAAAAAAATAG
- a CDS encoding sensor domain-containing diguanylate cyclase: MSLKKQLSRSIIVFSTLIFIAFGILFGSFVYYNYQTSISLLMQQQNLALKYFIEGYFVKMYNYIYILSNNDAITNVLLRDANNKRTVLKIFKHFENADKDINYLYAGYKDGSLLINDYTPPKGFDPRVRPWYTIALKTAPEISNGLAYQEIKTKQWLVSISKVLYDKNNTICGVIAIDTSLEKLAEIINATNKGFASQHSFVITNDGTIIIHKNPKMLRENFFKLSKVTYSASGASYAYTFDGIMKTAYIHDIDKIGWKVITEVDRSEITNIVITRFFISTLVITSIASLFGLYLKKIFSHDIIIPILSLAKRVTYIVEAKSVDDNYSYPDNEIGVIAQNLEQLTKEKLYQKNMELTKLNDILMNLSYIDELTSLYNRRKMEEELIKEFARYTRYGREYSVILIDIDFFKKINDTYGHDAGDYVLKELALIFKHNCRKTDTIGRWGGEEFLIICPETNILQAYNLAENIRSNVEQHVFITIPKVTISAGIGGASHDMVDIYDSIKKADENLYRAKQTGRNKVVY; this comes from the coding sequence ATGTCTTTAAAAAAACAATTATCACGTTCAATCATAGTTTTTTCAACACTAATATTCATTGCATTTGGCATACTATTTGGAAGCTTTGTATATTACAATTACCAAACAAGTATTTCATTACTTATGCAACAACAAAACCTTGCATTGAAGTATTTCATTGAAGGTTATTTTGTAAAAATGTATAATTATATTTATATTTTAAGTAACAATGATGCCATAACTAACGTATTATTGCGTGATGCCAATAACAAAAGAACTGTATTAAAAATTTTTAAACATTTTGAAAATGCTGATAAAGATATAAACTATCTTTATGCAGGGTATAAAGATGGTTCATTATTGATTAATGACTATACTCCGCCAAAAGGTTTTGATCCAAGAGTAAGGCCCTGGTATACAATAGCACTTAAAACCGCACCTGAAATTTCTAATGGCCTTGCCTATCAAGAAATAAAAACAAAACAATGGCTGGTATCAATAAGTAAAGTATTATATGATAAAAACAATACCATCTGTGGCGTTATAGCTATTGATACTTCTTTAGAAAAATTAGCAGAAATAATTAATGCCACTAATAAAGGCTTTGCATCACAACACAGTTTTGTTATAACAAATGATGGTACTATTATTATTCATAAAAATCCCAAAATGCTGAGAGAAAATTTTTTTAAATTATCAAAGGTTACCTATTCAGCAAGCGGTGCTTCATATGCTTACACCTTTGATGGTATAATGAAAACTGCCTATATCCATGATATAGATAAAATTGGATGGAAAGTAATAACAGAAGTAGATAGATCAGAAATAACCAATATCGTGATTACTCGATTTTTTATAAGCACCCTGGTGATAACTTCAATTGCTTCTTTATTTGGACTTTATTTAAAAAAAATATTTTCCCATGATATTATTATACCAATTTTATCATTGGCCAAAAGGGTTACATACATAGTAGAAGCAAAATCAGTTGATGATAATTATTCATATCCTGATAATGAAATAGGAGTAATTGCACAAAATCTTGAGCAGTTGACAAAGGAAAAACTTTATCAAAAAAATATGGAGCTTACAAAATTAAACGATATACTCATGAATCTTTCATACATTGATGAATTAACCAGTTTATATAATAGAAGAAAGATGGAAGAAGAATTGATAAAAGAATTTGCTCGTTATACAAGGTACGGGAGAGAGTATTCGGTAATATTAATTGATATTGATTTTTTTAAAAAAATCAATGATACCTATGGACATGATGCTGGTGATTATGTTTTAAAAGAATTAGCCCTTATATTTAAACATAATTGCAGGAAAACAGATACAATTGGTCGTTGGGGAGGTGAAGAATTTTTGATTATATGCCCTGAAACCAATATATTGCAGGCATATAATCTTGCTGAAAATATTAGAAGCAACGTTGAGCAACATGTATTTATCACGATACCCAAAGTCACTATAAGTGCAGGCATTGGTGGAGCTTCCCATGATATGGTTGATATTTATGATAGTATTAAAAAAGCAGATGAAAACCTCTACAGAGCAAAACAAACAGGTAGAAACAAAGTGGTATACTAA